Proteins encoded in a region of the Syngnathus typhle isolate RoL2023-S1 ecotype Sweden linkage group LG20, RoL_Styp_1.0, whole genome shotgun sequence genome:
- the LOC133144415 gene encoding interleukin-6-like isoform X2 — MPNMYTQILAVGLVAFLVLRANGAPLTEATTVLPSSDTSSEEETAPSDLLTSAHVLDSVLGTAKEHQKAFDDEFQNNVNFHLLEHYKAPQFPANCPSSNFSKEACLHRLAQGLSTYIILLKHVEKEYPGSKILSEAKHYSVLLLYNIKQKMKKPEEVTGLSSNEEESLLRSLYHPDAFHRKMTAHNILRNLYIFIVDGKRALRRKERRRGKRAKVFAMFSLLR; from the exons atgcccaacatgt acacgcaaattctcgcggtgggcttggtggcttttctagtccTGCGAGctaatggcgctccgttgacagaagcgaccaccgtcttgccatcaagcgacacctcaagtgaggaggaaacggcgccctctgacctgctgacctctgctcatgttttggactcggttctgggtaccgctaaagaacaccagaaagct tttgatgatgaattccaaaacaatgtcaactttcatttactggagcactacaaagcacctcagtttccagcaaactgccccagctccaactttagcaag gaggcttgcctgcacaggctggcccaaggtctgtccacttacataattcttctcaagcacgtggagaaggaatatcccggcagtaaaattctgtctgaggccaaacactactctgtactcctgctctacaatatcaaacaaaag atgaaaaaaccagaagaggtcacaggcctgagtagcaatgaggaagagagcctattgaggtcactgtaccaccccgatgctttccacagaaagatgacggcgcacaacatcctgcggaatctctacatcttcattgttgacggcaagagggcgctgaggcgcaaagaacggcgaaggggaaaacgtgccaaggtcttcgccatgtttagtttattgcggtag
- the LOC133144415 gene encoding interleukin-6-like isoform X1: protein MPNMYTQILAVGLVAFLVLRANGAPLTEATTVLPSSDTSSEEETAPSDLLTSAHVLDSVLGTAKEHQKAFDDEFQNNVNFHLLEHYKAPQFPANCPSSNFSKEACLHRLAQGLSTYIILLKHVEKEYPGSKILSEAKHYSVLLLYNIKQKVGQCDNLGIGNEFCCYYDTYFDIVLLTLVRQMKKPEEVTGLSSNEEESLLRSLYHPDAFHRKMTAHNILRNLYIFIVDGKRALRRKERRRGKRAKVFAMFSLLR from the exons atgcccaacatgt acacgcaaattctcgcggtgggcttggtggcttttctagtccTGCGAGctaatggcgctccgttgacagaagcgaccaccgtcttgccatcaagcgacacctcaagtgaggaggaaacggcgccctctgacctgctgacctctgctcatgttttggactcggttctgggtaccgctaaagaacaccagaaagct tttgatgatgaattccaaaacaatgtcaactttcatttactggagcactacaaagcacctcagtttccagcaaactgccccagctccaactttagcaag gaggcttgcctgcacaggctggcccaaggtctgtccacttacataattcttctcaagcacgtggagaaggaatatcccggcagtaaaattctgtctgaggccaaacactactctgtactcctgctctacaatatcaaacaaaaggttggccagtgtgacaatttagggataggaaatgaattttgctgttactatgatacctattttgacattgtgttgcttactcttgtccggcagatgaaaaaaccagaagaggtcacaggcctgagtagcaatgaggaagagagcctattgaggtcactgtaccaccccgatgctttccacagaaagatgacggcgcacaacatcctgcggaatctctacatcttcattgttgacggcaagagggcgctgaggcgcaaagaacggcgaaggggaaaacgtgccaaggtcttcgccatgtttagtttattgcggtag
- the LOC133144954 gene encoding hyccin-like: MENEDQKIQGLTSLDRSQFGFQSGMVGNAIKSTQQGAALKSNTKEGAPSIQVEITPTASRISRNAVTSLSIRGHRWKRHDAVDLGSPDELMDISEADEGGMAPDTNPPTIIISNSVTALNLGAKAIKKYRLGGRSKDKESSPLPIGRAASESVETSVKRLTLTSSQSVPKAGALTSLTRTASAVFSRSFEQVAAGTTPPPGNHTAPESGTYSCSLQEEETAYLNHTQRSPSISAHLGSDL, encoded by the exons ATGGAAAATGAAGACCAAAAGATCCAGGGCCTCACATCATTGGACAGGTCTCAGTTCGGATTCCAGTCTGGAATG GTGGGCAACGCCATCAAGTCGACGCAGCAGGGCGCGGCTCTGAAAAGCAACACCAAGGAGGGTGCACCTAGCATCCAGGTGGAGATCACACCCACCGCTTCCAGGATCTCTCGGAATGCTGTCACGTCGCTCTCTATCAGGGGCCACCGCTGGAAACGACACG ACGCAGTGGATCTGGGTTCCCCGGATGAGCTGATGGATATTTCGGAGGCGGACGAAGGCGGGATGGCGCCTGACACAAACCcacccaccatcatcatcagcaaCAGCGTGACCGCGTTAAATCTAGGGGCAAAGGCCATAAAGAAGTACCGTCTGGGCGGGCGCAGCAAGGACAAAGAATCCAGCCCGCTCCCCATCGGTCGAGCGGCTAGCGAGAGCGTGGAGACGTCCGTCAAACGTCTCACGCTCACTTCGAGCCAGTCTGTGCCCAAAGCAGGAGCTCTCACCAGCTTGACACGCACGGCCAGCGCCGTGTTCTCTCGCTCTTTTGAGCAGGTAGCCGCCGGTACCACCCCACCCCCTGGCAACCACACTGCCCCAGAATCTGGCACTTATTCATGCAGCCTGCAGGAGGAAGAGACGGCCTATTTAAACCACACGCAACGTTCGCCAAGTATCAGCGCGCACCTTGGCTCGGACCTTTGA